From a region of the Bdellovibrio bacteriovorus genome:
- the queG gene encoding tRNA epoxyqueuosine(34) reductase QueG — MTPQEMTSLIDETLQELGFSHFGFTSLSKPLSFDYYKEWLNEGLHGDMKYLEDHAPIKEEPQIKWPRARSALVFAIPYYPHPEKKADFPLKQARVSLYAQGMDYHFWFKARMAELCKKLQEILPEEEFLPFTDSSPVLERDLAKRAGLGWVGKNTCLIHPKKGSLFFIGEIYTSLDLNTTFEPLPDFCGTCRRCIDICPTNALLEPKKMDARKCISYLTIESRQIPDVDLRKKIGDWFFGCDLCQTVCPWNQKVFKGQLTIEKSLQLSSQEADELSEDLRYILTSSGKKLTKDFLGTPLARAGSFGLKRNALLVVANRKMVHLKNEVSELLTHEKLGELAAWTLATLNTD, encoded by the coding sequence GTGACGCCACAGGAGATGACCTCTCTTATTGATGAAACTTTGCAGGAATTGGGATTTTCCCATTTCGGCTTCACGTCTTTAAGCAAACCTTTAAGTTTTGATTATTATAAAGAGTGGCTCAACGAAGGCCTTCATGGTGACATGAAGTACCTCGAAGATCATGCCCCCATTAAAGAAGAGCCGCAAATCAAATGGCCTCGGGCCCGCAGCGCTCTGGTCTTTGCTATCCCCTATTACCCCCACCCGGAAAAGAAAGCTGATTTTCCGTTAAAACAGGCCCGAGTCAGTCTTTATGCTCAAGGAATGGATTATCACTTTTGGTTCAAAGCTCGCATGGCCGAGCTCTGTAAAAAGTTGCAAGAAATTTTACCAGAAGAAGAGTTTCTGCCATTCACTGACAGCAGCCCTGTTTTAGAACGAGATCTCGCCAAACGCGCCGGCTTAGGATGGGTTGGAAAGAACACCTGCCTTATCCATCCCAAAAAAGGCAGCCTGTTTTTCATCGGAGAAATCTACACGTCGCTGGATTTAAATACCACATTTGAACCCCTGCCTGATTTTTGCGGCACCTGCCGTCGTTGCATTGATATCTGTCCCACCAACGCACTTCTCGAACCGAAAAAAATGGATGCGCGAAAATGCATCTCTTATTTAACTATAGAATCTCGGCAAATTCCCGACGTGGATTTGCGAAAAAAAATCGGTGACTGGTTCTTCGGATGCGATTTGTGCCAAACCGTCTGTCCTTGGAATCAGAAAGTTTTTAAAGGCCAATTAACTATTGAAAAAAGCCTTCAGCTTAGCTCACAAGAAGCGGATGAGTTGAGCGAAGACTTGCGCTACATTCTGACGTCTTCGGGAAAAAAACTGACAAAGGATTTTTTAGGCACGCCCTTAGCACGAGCGGGTTCGTTCGGTTTGAAACGCAATGCCTTGCTCGTAGTGGCCAACCGAAAAATGGTCCATCTGAAAAATGAAGTGAGCGAACTTTTAACACACGAAAAATTGGGAGAGCTGGCTGCCTGGACGCTGGCTACTTTAAACACTGATTAA